In the Bacillus amyloliquefaciens DSM 7 = ATCC 23350 genome, GATGCCGCTGACGGAAGATAGAGGGTTTCTCCCTGATTACAGCGCAATTCCTGAAAAGGTGCAGAATGAGGCGAAGCTGCTGTATCTCAATTATCCGAATAATCCGACCGGTGCTGTGGCGACAGAGGCGTTTTTTGAGGAAACGGTCAGCTTTGCAAAACAAAACGGCATTTGTGTCGTACATGATTTCGCATACGGAGCAGTCGGCTACGACGGGCATAAACCGCTGAGCTTTTTGCAGACGGAAGGTGCAAAAGAGACAGGAATTGAAATCTATACCTTGTCAAAAACTTATAACATGGCGGGCTGGCGTGTCGGATTTGCCGCCGGAAACGCGTCTGTTATCGAAGCGATCAACCTTTATCAGGATCATATGTTTGTCAGCCTGTTTCCCGCCGCGCAGCAGGCGGCGGCAGCAGCTCTTTTAGCTGATCAGGCGTGCGTCGCAGCGCAAAATGACAGATATGAGTCGAGACGAAATGCATGGATTGCAGCATGCCGCGATATCGGCTGGGATGTCACGGCTCCCGCGGGCTCTTTTTTTGCATGGCTCCCGGTGCCGGACGGTTATACATCACAGTCGTTTTCAGATCTGCTGCTGGAAAAAGCAAATGTCGCGGTCGCAGCCGGAAACGGGTTCGGAAAATGGGGGGAGGGCTATATCAGAGTCGGTCTTCTGACAAGTGAAGAAAGACTTAAAGAGGCTGCGGAACGGATCGGGAAACTCAATCTTTTCACCCGAAAAAGCATTGACATATCAAAATAACAATGCGATAATTCAAAATACTTTATAAAATCATTATTCTTATCAAGAGCAGGCAGAGGGACGAGCCCGATGAAGCCCGGCAACCGACTGTTAAAGCACGGTGCTAATTCTTGCAGCAGGAGCTGAGAGATAAGATTCGGACATAACACGAAGCCTCTTTCTGCTCATACGGAAGAGGTTTTTTTATGTTTTTCGAAAGAAAGAGAGGCGTTCACGCATGAGCGAAGTATTGGCAACATATCTTCTGACGGACACAACAGACAGTGAAAAGCGGGCGGAACAGATTGCAGCGGGGCTGACGGTAGGTTCCTGGACAGATCTGCCCCTTGTGAAGCAGGAACAGCTCAGAAAGCATAAAGGCCGGGTCGTAAAAGTTGAGGAGAAAGAAGGAACCCCGGAAAACGAAAAACAGGCCGTCATCACCATCGCCTATCCTGAGGCGAACTTCTCAAGAGACATACCCGCCGTCCTGACGACTGTATTCGGAAAGCTGTCACTGGACGGAAAAATAAAATTGACTGATCTTGAGTTTTCCGAAGGGTTTAAACGCTCTCTTCCCGGGCCGAAGTTCGGCATATACGGCATCCGCAAACTGCTGGGCGAATTTGAAAGACCGCTTTTGATGAGCATATTTAAAGGGGTGATCGGACGGGATCTCCGTGACATTAAAGAACAGCTCAGACAGCAGGCGCTCGGCGGCGTGGATCTTATTAAAGACGACGAAATTTTCTTTGAAAATGAGCTGGCTCCGTTTGAAACCCGCATTATTGAAGGAAAACAAGTCCTGAAGGAAACCCGGGAGGAGACGGGGCATAAAACGCTGTATGCCGTGAACCTGACGGGGAGAACTGCTGAATTGCGGGATAAAGCGAGACGCGCGGCGGAGCTCGGGGCGGACGCCCTCTTGCTGAATGTGTTCGCCTACGGTTTGGATGTGATGCAAAGCCTTGCGGAAGACGGTGAAATCCCGCTTCCGATTATGGCGCATCCGGCAGTCAGCGGCGCATTCACATCATCTCCCGTTTACGGTTTATCGCATGCGCTTTTGCTCGGCAAGCTGAACCGCTATTGCGGCGCTGATTTCAGTTTATTTCCGTCACCTTACGGATCTGTTGCACTGCCGAAGGAGTCGGCGCTTGCGATTCACGATGAATGTGTAAAAGACGATGTCTTTCATCCCTCGTTTGCCGTCCCGTCAGCAGGCATTCATCCCGGCATGGTGCCGTTTTTGATGCGTGATTTCGGCATTGATCACATCATAAATGCGGGCGGAGGCGTTCACGGCCATCCGAACGGAGCAGAGGGCGGCGGCAAAGCGTTCCGCGCTATCATTGATGCGGTGCTTGAAGCCCAGCCGATTGAAGAAAAAGCCGCGTCGTGCAAAGATCTTCAGCTCGCATTAGACAAATGGGGAAGGGTGGAAGCCGTATGACCCGCACACCGCTGATTATTTGTGATTTCGACGGAACGGTTACCATGAACGACAACATTGTCAGTATGATGAAAGAATTCGCGCCTCCTGAGTGGCTTGAATTAAAAGACGGTGTTCTGTCTAAAAGCCTATCAATTCAGGAAGGAGTCGGCCGGATGTTCGGGCTGCTGCCGAGTAGCTTAAAAGAAGAGCTGACTGATTTTATCCTGAAGGATGCGAAATTAAGGGACGGCTTTTTGGATTTTGTCTCGTTTGTCCGGTCAAACGATCTCCCGTTTTATATCGTAAGCGGGGGAATGGACTTTTTTGTGCATCCGCTTTTGGAAGGCATCGTAGAAAAGGAGCGGATTTTCTGTAATCATGCATCCTTTGACAATGAATATATTCATATCAATTGGCCGCACGCCTGTGACGGCGGCTGCACGAATCAATGCGGCTGCTGCAAACCGTCAGTGATCCGAAAGCTGTCCGATCAGCAGAATTTTCTCATTATGATCGGTGATTCGGTCACGGACCTCGAGGCTGCAAAATTATCCGATATGTGCTTTGCAAGGGATTATCTTTTGACTGAATGCGAAGAACTCGGTCTTCGGCATCTGCCTTTTCAAGATTTTCATGAGGTGAAAACAGGCATCGAAAACATCGGGGAGGTGCAGGCATGGCTGCAAAAGAAGAACGCTGGCGCGAACTTGCCGAGGTAAAGCGCGAGCTGGCTGAAAGAGACTGGTTTCCGGCAACGAGCGGAAATCTTTCCATTAAAGTATCCGACGGGCCGCTGACTTTTCTCGTTACGGCAAGCGGCAAAGACAAACGAAAAGAAACAGACGAAGATTTTCTCTTAGTCGATGAGAACGGGAGGCCCGCTGAGACCGGCCATTCCTTAAAACCCTCGGCAGAAACGCTTCTCCATACTTACTTATACAAAAAGACAGACGCGGGCTGCTGTCTGCATGTCCATACCGTTAATAATAATGTCATTTCAGAGCTCTACGGAGATGAAAAACAAATCACCTTTCAGGGGCAGGAGATTATTAAGGCGCTCGGATTGTGGGAGGAAAACGCGTCGGTGACCGTTCCGATCATTGACAATCCGGCGCACATCCCGGCATTGGCCGAAAGTTTCGTGCGCCATGCAGACACCGAATCAGGCGCGGTATTAATCCGCAATCACGGCATTACGGCATGGGGGCGGACCGCGTTTGAGGCGAAAAGGGTGCTGGAAGCCTATGAATTTTTATTCGGCTGTCACATCAAGCTTCTGTCACTTCGGCCGCAGCTCGTAAAATAAAAGGAGGAATGCAAAATGGCGACAATCAGAATTCATGATGAAAAGAATACGATCATTGAAAATCAGGAAGAAGTAGCGCGCTTTTTAGACGAACAAGAGGTAATCTATGAGCAGTGGGACATTGAAAAACTTCCGCCTGAGCTTTCGGAGAAATATGATGTAACCGAAGCTGAAAAAGATCGGATTCTCGCGGCATTTGACAAGGAGATTCAGGATATTTCAGCCCGGCGCGGCTATCAGTCTCAGGATGTCATTTCTTTATCAGACTCAACGCCGAATCTAGATGAATTATTGAAAAATTTCCAAAGAGAACATCACCACACGGATGATGAAGTCCGCTTTATTGTCAGCGGGCATGGCATCTTCGTCATTCAAGGCAAAGACGGCACTTTTTTTGACGTCCGTTTAAATCCGGGGGATTTGATTTCGGTTCCGGAGAACATCCGCCACTACTTTACGCTTCAGGAAGACCGCAGGGTCGTCGCAATCCGAATCTTCGTGACGACTGAAGGCTGGGTGCCGATTTACGAAAATGAAAGTGTGCAAAACTGATAGACTTGCGAACCTCTCATGCAGCCAGCGGCATGAGAGGTTTTTTATTATAATATAAAATCAGCTGTCTCTGTTTTTTGTGCGTTGAAATATGCCGTATTCTGTTTATATCATTACCTGAATGGGTATTATTCTCGTAATCATGCTAAAGATTCCAATATGAAATGAAAAATTAAGTTATTTAGTAAAAAAATGTTTACAAATAAAGTATAATCTGTAATAATGCTCAATAACCCAATCAAACTTGTTTCCTATTCTTTTAGCGGTGAGGGGTGAAGTGAATGGGCAGTTATTCTGAACAAGAAAAATTGCTTGTATCTATTGATGAAAAGAGAAAAATGATGATAGATGCGGCTAACAGGCAGGGGTTTACAGGGTATGACACGATCAGGCACAGCCAGGAACTGGACTGTCTGATGAACGCATATCAGCAGCTGATAAACCGTGAACGCACACATCACCAAGGAATACAGGGCCTTGTGAAGAAAATAGGCTTGTTCTCCCGCGGTGATATCATGCCTGCATATGAAGCAAACAAATGATTAATGATAAACAGATAACGAAGACTGAATGCGCTTCCTGATCAAGCGTCGCATCCGAAAGATGACCGCGTACAGTCAGCGGGTTTTTCCGCCGGCACAGCTCACGAAGCGCCTCGTATCTATCTGCCGGCTATGATGCCGTTCCCCGGTATATCCTCTTACACATATTCTTCTTTATCTAAAAAACACCCTGTTACAGGGTGTTTTTTCATCGTGAAGCGGCAGGGAGGGTAATGGTGACCTCTGTGCCTTTATCGACTTCGCTTTGAATGTCAATCGAACCGCCGTACATCAGCACGATTCGTTTACACACGACAAGGCCGAGACCGGTTCCTTTTTCCTTTGACGTTACAAACGGAAGAAAAATGTGCTCAAGCATATCTTCAGAAATACCCATTCCGTTGTCAGCAACCTTAATGACTGCTTTATGGTCGCGGGCTTCTAAATAGATGGACAGCCGGCCGCCTTCCTGCATTGACTCAAGCGCGTTTTTCGCGACATTTAAGATGACCTGTTTAATATGGTCTTTCGTGCAATTGACCTTGAGCGGCCGATTGACGAGAATCTCCACATTTACTTCCACATTATAAAGGTTCCCTTCCGAATAAATAATCGGCATAATCTCATCAAGGATATCCTGCAGCGAGTTCACTTCCAGTCGTTCCGCGGTCGGTTTGCCGAGCACTAAAAACTCACTGACAATCTGATTAATCCGTTTAATTTCCTGCTCAATAATTGAGAAATACAGCTGATCTTCCTCTGTTTTATATTTTTTCTGCAAAAGCTGAATGAAGCCGCTGATCCCTGTAAGCGGGTTGCGGATTTCATGGGCGGTGCTTGCGGCAAGCGTTCCGATCAGCTCCAATTTCTGCGCCTCGTTTTGAGCGCGCTCCAGCTGGGTCTTGCGCTTAAGCAGATAATATTGAACGAGGATGAACAGAATATTCAGCAGCACGGCGATACT is a window encoding:
- a CDS encoding pyridoxal phosphate-dependent aminotransferase encodes the protein MNFEISDVLKQLPEQFFASLVQKVNQKLKEGKDVINLGQGNPDQPTPQHIVEEMKRAVERPENHKYSSFRGAYSFKKAAAEFYEREYGVTLDPETEVAVLFGGKAGLVELPQCLLNPGDTILVPDPGYPDYWSGVALAKAKMEMMPLTEDRGFLPDYSAIPEKVQNEAKLLYLNYPNNPTGAVATEAFFEETVSFAKQNGICVVHDFAYGAVGYDGHKPLSFLQTEGAKETGIEIYTLSKTYNMAGWRVGFAAGNASVIEAINLYQDHMFVSLFPAAQQAAAAALLADQACVAAQNDRYESRRNAWIAACRDIGWDVTAPAGSFFAWLPVPDGYTSQSFSDLLLEKANVAVAAGNGFGKWGEGYIRVGLLTSEERLKEAAERIGKLNLFTRKSIDISK
- a CDS encoding methylthioribulose 1-phosphate dehydratase gives rise to the protein MAAKEERWRELAEVKRELAERDWFPATSGNLSIKVSDGPLTFLVTASGKDKRKETDEDFLLVDENGRPAETGHSLKPSAETLLHTYLYKKTDAGCCLHVHTVNNNVISELYGDEKQITFQGQEIIKALGLWEENASVTVPIIDNPAHIPALAESFVRHADTESGAVLIRNHGITAWGRTAFEAKRVLEAYEFLFGCHIKLLSLRPQLVK
- a CDS encoding ATP-binding protein, which produces MNTFKGARGKIKLYLILVIIPALIISFFIYEKEKQKIADKHIQEASMMLNLHRNKLNYLTGETKARMTTLAIAVDKPVNEEKINEILDQAFEDEPRFSGLYMLNAKGDVIASTTDLKSKVNLADRPYFTKARKTKKTVITNDYPSRITGQRIFTICVPVLDANREVTDYLVAAIQVDYLRNMINMLSPDVYVKATHQDKVIFASGRADQSEGVQPVSGYLDDINWNINVFPKPVELNELTKSVLLPMSSIAVLLNILFILVQYYLLKRKTQLERAQNEAQKLELIGTLAASTAHEIRNPLTGISGFIQLLQKKYKTEEDQLYFSIIEQEIKRINQIVSEFLVLGKPTAERLEVNSLQDILDEIMPIIYSEGNLYNVEVNVEILVNRPLKVNCTKDHIKQVILNVAKNALESMQEGGRLSIYLEARDHKAVIKVADNGMGISEDMLEHIFLPFVTSKEKGTGLGLVVCKRIVLMYGGSIDIQSEVDKGTEVTITLPAASR
- the mtnX gene encoding 2-hydroxy-3-keto-5-methylthiopentenyl-1-phosphate phosphatase, with the translated sequence MTRTPLIICDFDGTVTMNDNIVSMMKEFAPPEWLELKDGVLSKSLSIQEGVGRMFGLLPSSLKEELTDFILKDAKLRDGFLDFVSFVRSNDLPFYIVSGGMDFFVHPLLEGIVEKERIFCNHASFDNEYIHINWPHACDGGCTNQCGCCKPSVIRKLSDQQNFLIMIGDSVTDLEAAKLSDMCFARDYLLTECEELGLRHLPFQDFHEVKTGIENIGEVQAWLQKKNAGANLPR
- the mtnW gene encoding 2,3-diketo-5-methylthiopentyl-1-phosphate enolase → MSEVLATYLLTDTTDSEKRAEQIAAGLTVGSWTDLPLVKQEQLRKHKGRVVKVEEKEGTPENEKQAVITIAYPEANFSRDIPAVLTTVFGKLSLDGKIKLTDLEFSEGFKRSLPGPKFGIYGIRKLLGEFERPLLMSIFKGVIGRDLRDIKEQLRQQALGGVDLIKDDEIFFENELAPFETRIIEGKQVLKETREETGHKTLYAVNLTGRTAELRDKARRAAELGADALLLNVFAYGLDVMQSLAEDGEIPLPIMAHPAVSGAFTSSPVYGLSHALLLGKLNRYCGADFSLFPSPYGSVALPKESALAIHDECVKDDVFHPSFAVPSAGIHPGMVPFLMRDFGIDHIINAGGGVHGHPNGAEGGGKAFRAIIDAVLEAQPIEEKAASCKDLQLALDKWGRVEAV
- a CDS encoding aspartyl-phosphate phosphatase Spo0E family protein, producing MGSYSEQEKLLVSIDEKRKMMIDAANRQGFTGYDTIRHSQELDCLMNAYQQLINRERTHHQGIQGLVKKIGLFSRGDIMPAYEANK
- a CDS encoding 1,2-dihydroxy-3-keto-5-methylthiopentene dioxygenase, which translates into the protein MATIRIHDEKNTIIENQEEVARFLDEQEVIYEQWDIEKLPPELSEKYDVTEAEKDRILAAFDKEIQDISARRGYQSQDVISLSDSTPNLDELLKNFQREHHHTDDEVRFIVSGHGIFVIQGKDGTFFDVRLNPGDLISVPENIRHYFTLQEDRRVVAIRIFVTTEGWVPIYENESVQN